The proteins below are encoded in one region of Oncorhynchus masou masou isolate Uvic2021 chromosome 15, UVic_Omas_1.1, whole genome shotgun sequence:
- the LOC135556043 gene encoding G-protein coupled receptor family C group 5 member C-like: MAAPITNVPKGCGPSVGSLYFNLCDLTAVWGIVVESLAALGVVTAFVLIIILMASLPFVTDRKRKGMVALQASFLVFTLGLFGLSFAFIMGRDFTSCTARRFLFGVLFAGGLACLLMHGLWLVLLNRQSQGPRGWMLCLGALAFWLVEIIINTEWLIITVERRPMTASGSPDISCSITNQDFVMALIYVMALLLGVVLMAVPSLTHKHKAWRRDGAFILATGVCSMAVWVAWIVMYIHGNQVAGDPSWDDPTLAIALVSNAWVFLVLYTIPEICSLTKEQEEGDEQPSDGEQIIYPVRSLVYDNILKEQNTAAAAHQNMYMENKAFSMDEPNTANKPVSPYGGYSGQLRSCVYQPTELALITKSLANRDQSHETGLPRATAPPLNQSSSSLPHSLVPLPITGLSPAVSGNGVYKKPLW, encoded by the exons ATGGCGGCCCCCATCACCAACGTTCCTAAAGGCTGTGGCCCCTCCGTGGGCTCCCTGTACTTCAACCTGTGTGACTTGACTGCAGTGTGGGGCATCGTGGTGGAGTCACTGGCGGCTTTAGGTGTGGTGACGGCCTTcgtcctcatcatcatcctcatggCCAGCCTTCCCTTCGtgacagacaggaagaggaaagGTATGGTGGCCCTGCAGGCCAGCTTTCTGGTCTTCACCCTTGGCCTCTTTGGCCTCTCTTTTGCCTTCATCATGGGCCGGGACTTCACAAGCTGCACTGCGCGTCGCTTCCTGTTTGGTGTACTGTTTGCGGGTGGTCTTGCCTGCCTCCTGATGCATGGGCTGTGGCTGGTGCTCCTGAACCGGCAGAGCCAGGGCCCCCGGGGCTGGATGCTGTGTCTGGGGGCCCTGGCCTTCTGGCTGGTTGAGATCATCATCAATACAGAGTGGCTGATCATCACAGTGGAGAGGAGGCCAATGACAGCCAGTGGCAGCCCTGACATCTCCTGCAGTATCACCAaccaggactttgtgatggcttTGATCTATGTCATGGCCCTGCTGCTGGGCGTGGTGCTGATGGCCGTGCCCtcgctcacacacaaacacaaagcctGGCGGCGGGATGGAGCCTTCATCCTGGCCACCGGGGTATGCTCCATGGCCGTGTGGGTGGCCTGGATCGTCATGTACATCCATGGGAACCAGGTAGCCGGGGACCCCAGCTGGGACGACCCCACCCTGGCCATTGCCCTGGTCAGCAATGCCTGGGTGTTCTTGGTCCTATACACCATCCCAGAAATCTGCTCCCTCAccaaggagcaggaggagggggatgagcaGCCCAGTGATGGGGAACAGATTATCTACCCAGTCAGGAGCTTAGTCTATGATAACATTCTGAAGGAGCAGAACACTGCAGCAGCAGCCCATCAGAACATGTACATGGAGAACAAGGCCTTCTCCATGGATGAACCCAACACAG CCAACAAGCCTGTATCTCCATACGGTGGTTATAGTGGTCAGCTCCGCAGCTGTGTGTACCAGCCCACAGAACTAGCTCTAATCACCAAGAGCCTGGCAAAT AGGGACCAGTCCCATGAGACGGGCCTCCCCAGGGCCACGGCCCCCCCTCTAAACCAGAGCAGCAGCTCCCTGCCTCACTCTCTAGTGCCCCTACCCATCACAGGACTGTCCCCGGCAGTTAGT GGAAATGGTGTGTATAAGAAGCCTCTGTGGTGA
- the ccdc137 gene encoding coiled-coil domain-containing protein 137 has protein sequence MGKNKQTKLAEAFKQGATTGQYPSKKPKRDGKPRQKDHLEQIPFRLREIMKSKERMKMGPSKAKKMRKADAIALAPKPKPGDATIVDIPVPHFRRKKKESEKTYLRRMGNEAQHVLFLTKNQIERRPERELEEQEKPAGTGKCKSDKKKEYDKSRLDRLHKKKLDRREEKAENDMFIDEVAFGEVAMAPPTLSIKPRKALIKPQGVCKGLLLNSLLGQTQFSTAKPSMARQRMMEEERQRVVQAYRHLKKQKQHQQEAKATGIEKLKNLQ, from the exons aTGGGAAAAAATAAACAGACGAAACTCGCAGAGGCATTTAAACAAGGTGCTACGACTGGGCAATATCCAAG CAAGAAGCCTAAACGAGATGGCAAGCCCAGACAGAAGGATCATCTTGAGCAGATTCCCTTCCGCCTTCGAGAGATTATGAAAAGCAAGGAGAGGATGAAGATGGGGCCCAGCAAGGCCAAGAAGATGAGGAAAG CTGACGCCATCGCCCTTGCTCCCAAACCCAAGCCAGGGGATGCTACAATCGTAGATATCCCTGTTCCACACTTCCGTAGAAAgaagaaggagagtgagaagaCGTACCTGCGGAGGATGGGCAATGAGGCGCAGCACGTCCTCTTCCTCACCAAGAACCAGATAGAGAGACGGCCGGAGAGGGAGCTAGAGGAGCAGGAGAAACCTGCTGGCACCGGGAAATGCAAGTCTGACAAGAAGAAAGA ATATGATAAAAGCCGGCTGGACAGGCTACATAAAAAGAAACTGGACAGGCGGGAAGAGAAGGCAGAAAACGACATGTTCATAG ATGAAGTTGCCTTTGGAGAAGTTGCCATGGCACCGCCGACTCTGAGTATCAAGCCCAGGAAGGCACTGATCAAGCCCCag GGTGTGTGTAAGGGTCTCCTGCTGAACTCTCTGCTGGGCCAGACCCAGTTCTCCACAGCCAAGCCATCCATGGCCAGGCAGAGgatgatggaggaggagaggcagcgGGTGGTGCAAGCCTACCGCCACCTGAAGAAACAGAAGCAGCATCAGCAAGAGGCCAAAGCAACTGGGATAGAGAAGCTGAAGAACCTCCAGTGA